The Paenibacillus sp. MBLB1832 genome has a window encoding:
- a CDS encoding DUF948 domain-containing protein → MTWIEISIVSLAVASLVLILFIIRFLVTATRTVRVLGDSVVEVKQEIVHTTEHTENLMKQIGQLTEEVHMQLHALEPSRQSIEKAGAAIGDVASTLRKASRLINDSMFGAEKVVHTHQKRIQDAMEWATTGWELWQRWQAHRNAKSEL, encoded by the coding sequence ATGACGTGGATTGAGATTAGTATCGTTAGCTTGGCAGTTGCCAGTTTGGTGCTTATTTTGTTTATCATTCGTTTCCTCGTGACGGCGACGCGAACTGTTCGTGTGCTAGGAGACTCGGTTGTGGAAGTGAAGCAGGAAATTGTGCACACAACAGAGCATACGGAGAATCTTATGAAGCAAATTGGGCAGCTTACGGAGGAGGTCCATATGCAGCTCCATGCGTTAGAACCGAGTAGGCAATCCATAGAGAAGGCTGGCGCTGCTATTGGAGATGTGGCATCCACGCTGCGTAAAGCGTCACGTCTGATAAACGATTCGATGTTTGGTGCGGAAAAGGTTGTACATACGCACCAGAAGCGTATCCAAGACGCAATGGAATGGGCAACAACAGGGTGGGAGCTATGGCAGAGATGGCAGGCGCATCGGAATGCGAAATCAGAACTTTAA
- a CDS encoding helix-turn-helix domain-containing protein, producing MMKQFEGFGKFLESLRGKMSLREAASKSGLSHAYIRDLELERNRSTNEKIKPSPVTLKKLSDAYKYSYTELMEKAGYLEKESIECVRSPLSLPLEDILYIEISSTELTYHTRIGNRKVPMLSLLDFSHFLDQLEEHDFKKMDADVFVNLSHVKSYQPKEGKLFLTRSV from the coding sequence ATGATGAAGCAATTTGAAGGATTCGGTAAGTTTCTAGAGAGTTTGCGAGGGAAGATGTCACTGCGCGAAGCAGCGTCTAAAAGCGGGCTGTCCCATGCTTATATCCGAGATTTAGAACTAGAGCGCAATCGATCCACGAACGAAAAAATTAAACCGTCCCCAGTCACCCTAAAAAAGCTGTCGGATGCTTATAAATATTCATATACAGAACTTATGGAGAAAGCTGGCTATCTGGAAAAGGAAAGCATTGAATGTGTCCGTTCACCGCTTTCACTGCCGTTGGAAGACATTTTATACATTGAGATCAGCTCTACCGAGCTGACCTACCACACCAGGATTGGCAACCGCAAAGTGCCTATGTTGTCCTTGTTGGACTTTAGCCATTTCCTTGATCAGTTGGAGGAGCATGATTTCAAGAAAATGGATGCGGACGTATTCGTTAATCTCTCCCATGTGAAGAGCTATCAACCGAAAGAGGGCAAGCTCTTTTTGACCCGCTCGGTGTGA
- the racE gene encoding glutamate racemase has product MQQAIAILDSGVGGLTVVKEVMRQLPQEKIIYFGDTARSPYGPRAASEVRLFTRQIVDYLLQFNPKMIVIACNTATAVAIEDIRARVSIPVVGVITPGARAAIKTTRSGIIGVIGTDGTIRSQAYENALKMISPDIRVYSQACPLLAPFVERGLFHVDSAYRVVEQSLQPLIGKPIDCLILGCTHYPFLMESISQVMGPQVNLISSAEETARDISTILSQRALLTPSSEVPIHQFFCSGAPDIFKQIAQSWLREHISFLPVVWQVPHFI; this is encoded by the coding sequence GTGCAGCAAGCGATAGCCATACTGGACTCCGGAGTCGGAGGATTAACTGTAGTCAAAGAAGTAATGAGACAGCTGCCGCAAGAAAAAATCATATATTTTGGAGATACGGCCAGGAGTCCCTACGGTCCCCGCGCTGCAAGTGAAGTTCGTCTTTTTACACGTCAAATTGTAGATTACTTACTTCAGTTCAATCCCAAGATGATTGTCATTGCCTGCAATACGGCAACTGCTGTCGCTATAGAGGATATTCGAGCCCGCGTTTCGATCCCTGTTGTAGGTGTGATTACCCCTGGGGCAAGGGCTGCAATTAAAACGACGCGAAGCGGTATCATCGGTGTGATCGGGACGGATGGCACGATTCGAAGTCAAGCGTATGAGAACGCTCTTAAAATGATATCACCAGATATTCGTGTCTACAGTCAGGCGTGTCCGCTGTTAGCACCTTTTGTTGAGAGAGGGCTGTTCCATGTTGATAGTGCCTACCGTGTCGTGGAACAGTCTTTACAACCGTTGATCGGTAAGCCGATCGATTGTTTAATTTTGGGTTGTACGCATTATCCATTTCTTATGGAATCCATTTCCCAGGTGATGGGCCCCCAAGTAAACTTAATTTCTTCGGCAGAAGAGACGGCCAGAGATATTAGCACCATTTTATCTCAGCGAGCCTTATTAACACCTTCGAGTGAAGTGCCTATTCATCAATTTTTTTGCAGCGGTGCACCTGATATTTTCAAGCAGATTGCGCAGAGCTGGCTCAGAGAACATATCTCTTTCTTACCTGTTGTGTGGCAGGTTCCTCATTTTATTTGA
- a CDS encoding polysaccharide deacetylase family protein yields MTTFTHKAALLILLSISLVGCADKSLSAPITNHNPAKVSPLPTVIPSQSSTPIPSPAPKPTPSPVLTPAPSAAAKLVESPVPSAAPQSSATPNTAKAKPLPADRTPYSWYYMKKKTGQVPDFPKETKSFTHDQKAVWVGTGKKVYLTIDAGGPLIEVDLMLKSLKDNGVKANFFITGNNIKKNPDYLKRIVADGHFVANHTMTHTDFNDLTDDQIRKEVTDFEVLYKQIIGKDVGKYFRFPYGHYNAHNLSLVSGMGYTSVFWSTAMRDWEPRANGADDPYNDIMNNLHEGNVILMHQGAVENMQALDRICKEIKKRGFEFGLVTDLEPK; encoded by the coding sequence ATGACAACATTTACCCATAAAGCTGCACTGCTAATCTTGCTGAGCATATCGCTGGTTGGCTGTGCAGACAAAAGCCTGTCAGCTCCTATTACGAACCATAACCCTGCGAAAGTTTCACCATTACCGACCGTGATCCCTTCTCAATCTTCAACGCCAATCCCGTCCCCTGCACCCAAGCCAACACCATCGCCTGTTCTGACGCCAGCGCCGAGTGCTGCAGCGAAGCTTGTGGAGTCGCCAGTGCCAAGCGCAGCGCCGCAATCGTCTGCCACGCCGAATACGGCCAAAGCCAAACCGCTGCCCGCCGACCGAACGCCTTATTCTTGGTACTATATGAAGAAGAAAACAGGGCAAGTGCCTGATTTTCCGAAGGAAACGAAGTCTTTTACACACGATCAGAAAGCGGTTTGGGTCGGCACAGGCAAGAAAGTGTATTTAACGATTGACGCAGGCGGTCCACTTATTGAGGTAGATCTCATGTTGAAGTCGTTGAAAGATAATGGCGTGAAAGCGAACTTCTTCATTACAGGAAACAATATTAAGAAGAATCCAGACTACTTAAAGCGGATCGTAGCGGACGGGCATTTTGTAGCCAACCATACGATGACACATACGGATTTTAACGACTTAACTGACGATCAAATTCGGAAAGAAGTGACCGATTTTGAGGTGCTGTATAAGCAAATTATTGGAAAAGACGTGGGCAAATATTTTCGTTTCCCATACGGGCACTATAATGCGCATAATCTAAGTCTCGTTTCGGGGATGGGGTATACCTCCGTGTTCTGGTCGACGGCGATGCGTGATTGGGAGCCTAGGGCGAATGGCGCGGATGATCCCTATAACGATATCATGAATAATCTGCATGAGGGCAATGTGATTCTGATGCATCAGGGTGCGGTTGAAAACATGCAAGCGCTTGATCGGATTTGTAAAGAAATCAAAAAGAGGGGCTTTGAATTCGGGCTTGTAACGGACCTTGAGCCTAAATAA
- a CDS encoding bifunctional 4-hydroxy-2-oxoglutarate aldolase/2-dehydro-3-deoxy-phosphogluconate aldolase, whose protein sequence is MEREQGIQEIERTRIIAIVRGVKEGHILSVAEALYNGGVTVMEVTLNTPGALSMINSLQTRWGDRMFIGAGTVLDLEDAKQAVEAGAAFLVTPNLDEEVIRWSSEQGVPIFPGAMTPTEVVKAWKAGATAVKIFPSASLGLPFIKELMGPLDKIPMMAVGGVTESNIKQFLEIGCYGLGIGGSLINVKEIEAGNFGWITEKAVRLLSAANM, encoded by the coding sequence ATGGAACGAGAACAAGGTATTCAAGAAATTGAACGTACACGGATTATCGCGATTGTTCGCGGTGTGAAGGAAGGGCATATTCTATCCGTAGCGGAAGCGTTATATAACGGTGGCGTGACCGTGATGGAAGTAACCCTGAACACACCGGGAGCACTATCCATGATTAACAGCCTTCAGACGCGATGGGGCGATCGGATGTTTATCGGGGCTGGCACCGTGCTGGACTTGGAAGATGCCAAACAAGCGGTTGAAGCAGGAGCGGCTTTCCTCGTGACACCGAATTTGGATGAAGAGGTTATTCGGTGGTCAAGCGAGCAAGGTGTCCCCATCTTCCCTGGCGCCATGACGCCAACTGAGGTCGTGAAAGCATGGAAAGCGGGAGCGACCGCTGTGAAAATATTCCCGAGCGCCAGCCTTGGGTTGCCATTCATCAAAGAGCTGATGGGACCATTGGACAAGATCCCGATGATGGCGGTCGGCGGTGTTACCGAGTCGAATATTAAACAATTCCTCGAAATCGGCTGCTATGGGCTCGGTATCGGCGGTTCATTGATTAATGTGAAAGAAATTGAAGCTGGTAATTTCGGCTGGATTACAGAGAAGGCTGTTAGATTATTGAGCGCTGCAAATATGTAA
- a CDS encoding phosphodiester glycosidase family protein produces the protein MAVQQTVSRQEANLTRKLRKRSVGLRFTLYAILSFTILSLAALGWLFLSASGTDLRYMMADTLITTQHRDWAKYVIGSSELQKRVNAYSKKFDEMGVEKDLGLVHIEPQPSVAPTVVKKDLVTIEPISGTNFKGHLVTISDPTKLRIAVPEKAGKGEKVSSMVKRTGAVLGVNGGGFVDPNWEGNGFQPEGVVISGGKIFYNDKGMNGTVSIVGIDKMGRMIAGKYKVSELLEMGVQEAVSFSPRFIVNGVGQVKSQADGWGIAPRTCMAQTKDGSILFAIIDGRQTHSIGATLYDIQEIFLAHGAITAANLDGGASTVLVHNNAIINKPSSEYGERYLPTAWLVFEHPETAVIKNVWEGLDISKIDPSKW, from the coding sequence ATGGCGGTTCAACAAACAGTGTCCCGGCAGGAAGCGAACCTAACGAGAAAGCTGCGCAAACGTTCTGTCGGTTTACGATTTACGCTATACGCGATCCTAAGTTTTACGATACTTTCATTAGCAGCGCTTGGTTGGCTTTTCCTTTCTGCCTCAGGAACTGATCTGCGTTATATGATGGCAGACACGTTAATTACAACCCAGCACCGAGACTGGGCCAAATATGTCATTGGTTCATCGGAATTGCAGAAACGAGTCAACGCTTATTCTAAGAAATTTGATGAAATGGGTGTTGAGAAAGATCTAGGCCTGGTTCATATTGAACCTCAGCCTTCGGTAGCACCCACCGTTGTGAAGAAGGATTTGGTGACGATTGAGCCCATCTCCGGAACGAATTTCAAAGGGCATCTCGTCACGATTTCCGATCCCACGAAGCTTCGCATTGCTGTCCCTGAGAAGGCAGGCAAAGGTGAGAAGGTTTCGTCCATGGTTAAACGCACTGGCGCGGTGCTCGGCGTGAATGGCGGCGGATTTGTCGACCCGAATTGGGAGGGCAATGGCTTTCAACCTGAGGGCGTTGTTATCTCTGGCGGTAAGATTTTTTACAATGATAAGGGTATGAATGGTACGGTTTCAATTGTCGGAATCGATAAGATGGGCCGTATGATTGCTGGCAAATACAAGGTTTCTGAGCTGCTCGAAATGGGCGTACAAGAAGCAGTGTCGTTCAGCCCGCGCTTCATTGTCAATGGGGTCGGCCAAGTCAAAAGCCAAGCAGACGGCTGGGGTATTGCCCCGCGCACTTGCATGGCCCAAACGAAGGATGGTTCCATCCTGTTTGCGATTATTGACGGCAGACAGACGCACAGTATTGGCGCAACGCTGTATGATATTCAGGAAATTTTCTTAGCCCACGGCGCGATCACCGCGGCTAATTTGGACGGAGGCGCTTCTACCGTGCTTGTCCACAATAATGCGATTATCAATAAGCCTTCAAGCGAGTACGGTGAGCGTTATCTTCCTACAGCTTGGTTAGTATTTGAACATCCCGAAACAGCCGTTATTAAAAATGTATGGGAAGGGTTAGATATTAGTAAAATCGACCCGTCGAAGTGGTAA
- a CDS encoding disulfide oxidoreductase, which produces MSKKWLRDNGMHVSWLVALVATLGSLYFSEIMHLAPCKLCWYQRILMYPLVVILGIAAVKRDYKLTIYVLPLTIWGACISLYHVLLQMGVFKETGTGCGPIACDTDYLNWLGFITIPMLAGTAFILITILQFLTYRATK; this is translated from the coding sequence ATGTCAAAGAAATGGCTGCGTGACAACGGCATGCATGTATCCTGGTTGGTGGCCCTAGTTGCAACGTTAGGAAGTTTATATTTCTCGGAAATTATGCATTTAGCACCTTGCAAATTGTGCTGGTACCAACGCATCTTGATGTATCCGCTTGTCGTTATTCTAGGCATTGCTGCGGTAAAACGGGACTACAAACTAACGATTTATGTGCTGCCGTTAACGATTTGGGGCGCGTGCATCTCCTTGTATCATGTTCTACTTCAAATGGGAGTGTTCAAAGAAACGGGAACGGGTTGCGGCCCTATCGCTTGTGACACGGACTATTTGAACTGGCTTGGATTTATTACCATTCCCATGCTAGCTGGAACTGCTTTTATCCTTATTACAATCCTGCAATTCTTAACGTATCGCGCTACGAAATAA
- a CDS encoding YtxH domain-containing protein, with protein MSNGKKGKDLLIGAVVGGLVGAAAALLFAPKSGRELRSDIAQGATAVSDKTVQVATAVSQKTQAAAKTVSTTTTDFVSKAKDTAASVVDTVRSWKEAPVSEELVEDLDLELDIEASEAAEDLVIVGR; from the coding sequence ATGTCCAATGGTAAAAAGGGTAAGGATCTTCTCATCGGCGCTGTCGTCGGCGGTTTAGTTGGAGCAGCGGCTGCTCTGCTGTTTGCGCCTAAATCAGGTCGCGAGCTGCGCAGCGACATTGCACAAGGGGCAACGGCTGTCAGCGATAAAACCGTGCAAGTTGCTACTGCGGTGAGTCAAAAAACGCAAGCCGCGGCCAAAACCGTAAGTACAACTACGACAGATTTCGTTAGCAAAGCGAAAGACACCGCGGCAAGTGTTGTAGACACTGTCCGCTCGTGGAAGGAAGCACCTGTAAGTGAAGAACTGGTGGAAGATCTGGACCTCGAACTCGATATCGAAGCTTCCGAAGCTGCGGAAGATCTGGTCATTGTAGGCCGCTAA